In Rattus rattus isolate New Zealand chromosome 3, Rrattus_CSIRO_v1, whole genome shotgun sequence, one genomic interval encodes:
- the Phgdh gene encoding D-3-phosphoglycerate dehydrogenase, giving the protein MAFANLRKVLISDSLDPCCRKILQDGGLQVVEKQNLSKEELIAELQDCEGLIVRSATKVTADVINAAEKLQVVGRAGTGVDNVDLEAATRKGVLVMNTPNGNSLSAAELTCGMIMCLARQIPQATASMKDGKWDRKKFMGTELNGKTLGILGLGRIGREVAARMQAFGMKTVGYDPIISPEVAASFGVQQLPLEEIWPLCDFITVHTPLLPSTTGLLNDSTFAQCKKGVRVVNCARGGIVDEGALLRALQSGQCAGAALDVFTEEPPRDRALVDHENVISCPHLGASTKEAQSRCGEEIAVQFVDMVKGKSLTGVVNAQALTSAFSPHTKPWIGLAEALGTLMHAWAGSPKGTIQVVTQGTSLKNAGTCLSPAVIVGLLREASKQADVNLVNAKLLVKEAGLNVTTSHSPGVPGEQGSGECLLTVALAGAPYQAVGLVQGTTPMLQMLNGAVFRPEVPLRRGQPLLLFRAQPSDPVMLPTMIGLLAEAGVQLLSYQTSKVSDGETWHVMGLSSLLPSLDAWKQHVSEAFQFCF; this is encoded by the exons GACTGTGAAGGCCTTATCGTCCGGTCAGCTACTAAGGTCACTGCTGATGTCATCAACGCAGCAGAGAAGCTCCAGGTGGTGGGCAGGGCTGGTACAGGCGTGGACAATGTGGATCTGGAGGCTGCCACGAGGAAGGGCGTCCTCGTCATGAA CACCCCCAATGGAAATAGCCTCAGTGCTGCGGAACTCACCTGTGGGATGATCATGTGCCTGGCCAG GCAGATCCCCCAGGCGACGGCTTCGATGAAAGATGGCAAATGGGACCGGAAGAAG TTCATGGGGACAGAGCTGAACGGGAAGACACTGGGAATTCTTGGCCTGGGCAGAATTGGAAGAGAGGTGGCCGCCCGAATGCAGGCCTTTGGAATGAAG ACTGTAGGCTATGACCCCATCATTTCTCCAGAAGTCGCTGCCTCCTTTGGTGTTCAGCAGCTGCCACTAGAGGAGATCTGGCCTCTCTGTGATTTCATCACTGTCCACACCCCACTCCTGCCCTCCACTACAG GCTTGCTCAATGACAGCACCTTTGCCCAGTGCAAGAAAGGCGTGCGGGTGGTGAACTGTGCTCGAGGAGGCATTGTGGATGAAGGTGCCCTGCTCCGTGCCCTGCAGTCTGGTCAGTGTGCTGGTGCTGCACTGGATGTGTTTACAGAA GAGCCACCACGGGACCGGGCCTTAGTGGACCACGAGAACGTCATCAGCTGTCCCCACCTGGGCGCCAGCACCAAGGAGGCCCAGAGCCGCTGTGGGGAGGAAATCGCAGTCCAGTTTGTGGACATGGTGAAGGGGAAATCTCTAACAGGGGTC GTAAACGCCCAGGCTCTTACCAGTGCCTTCTCTCCGCACACCAAGCCTTGGATTGGTCTGGCAGAAGCATTGGGCACGCTGATGCACGCCTGGGCTGGCTCCCCTAAAGGGACCATCCAGGTGGTGACACAAG GAACATCTCTGAAGAATGCTGGGACCTGCCTGAGCCCTGCGGTCATTGTCGGCCTTCTGAGAGAAGCATCAAAACAGGCAGATGTGAACTTGGTGAACGCTAAGCTACTGGTGAAAGAGGCTGGCCTCAAT GTCACCACCTCCCACAGTCCTGGTGTCCCAGGAGAGCAGGGCAGCGGGGAATGCCTCCTGACTGTGGCCTTGGCAGGTGCCCCCTACCAAGCTGTGGGCTTGGTCCAGGGCACCACACCAATGTTGCAGATGCTCAACGGAGCTGTCTTCAGGCCAGAGGTGCCACTACGCAGGGGCCAGCCCCTGCTCCTGTTCCGGGCTCAGCCCTCCGACCCTGTCATGCTGCCCACTATGATCG gcCTACTGGCAGAGGCGGGGGTACAGCTGCTGTCCTACCAGACCTCCAAGGTGTCTGACGGAGAGACCTGGCACGtcatgggcctctcctccctgctGCCCAGCCTGGACGCATGGAAGCAGCATGTTTCTGAGGCTTTCCAGTTCTGCTTCTGA